Below is a genomic region from Paludicola sp. MB14-C6.
CTAAAACGTGGCCACCCTCAACTGCCATTATTACATTGCATTTATGAGGTGTTGGTTCTTTTCCGATTTGATAGCGTTCAAACTCATTAGGATATGCTTCAAGCTCATTCATAAGTAGATTTCGTTGCAACATGAACTGGTGAAATGCTTCTTCTCCTCGATAGCAATCGTTTATCCAAAAAGCAAAAGTCTGAATCCATCTTTCGTATTGATTTCCACGTTTTAAATCTAAGTGTAGGTCATTATCATTTAAACTTTTGTTTAAACGTAAACATTCGGTAATCGTGTCACAATGAAGGTCAAATATATGCATTTCGTCCATCTCCAGTAAAAGCATTTTTGATATAATTCACTTCTGTCACAATTGTTCCCGTATCACTATCTAAATAGATTTCACATACATCAAATCGTGGTTGCTTTTTCAATCCGTTTTCTTGTAAATACATCAATGCCGTATTGATAATTTTAGTTTGTTTTGAACGGCTAACTGCTTCTCTTGCTGTTGCTAAGCCTTTTTCTTTTCGAGTCTTTACTTCAACAAAAGCAAGTATATTTTCTTTTTGCGCAATAATATCAATCTCACCATATGCGGAATGATAATTTTTTGCAACAATTTCATATCCATTTGCAACAAGATAATCAGCAGTTGTTTGTTCGCCTAATGCACCTTTTAATTGCGTTTTATTTTGTTTTCCACTCAAGTATTTTTTTAAAAAAGATGGTCGATGCACATCACTAACACCAAATTCATCTAACATTTGATAGTGTAATGCTGTACCATAGCCCTTATGCTTTTCAAACTGATATTGAGGGTAATCATATGCAACTTGCTTCATATAGCGATCTCTCGCAACTTTTGCAAGAATAGATGAAGCCGCAATACAAGCAGACGTTGCATCCCCTTTTACTACACATCGAGTGTGCACGCTTAATTTAGGGTTTTGATTACCGTCTACCAATACCAATTTCGGTTGCACATTCAAACCTTCTACTGCACGCCGCATTGCTAAAAAGGTTGCATTTAATATATTAAGCTCTTCAATTTCTTTTACCGATGCAGTAGCAATACAATAGCTTACTGCATTTTCAATAATTGCATCATAGAGCAAGTCTCGCTTTTTTTCTGTTAGCTTTTTACTGTCGTTTAAGCCTTCTAATACAAATCCTTGTGGCAAAATAACTGCTGCTGCATAGACATCACCTGCAAGAGGACCTCTTCCTGCTTCATCCACTCCACAAAGCAGCTCTACGCCCTCTTGTTTATCATATTCAAATATATCCAATCACAGCACCTCCTATTCCTTTTGATTGATTCGTTATCTAATTAAAATAGATACAACAACGGACGCGCAATGCGCGCCCTTAAAGTTGCTTATAAATCTATTTATTTTTGCGGTACTTCAAACGTAATCTTTCCAAGCTTTCCACTTCGATATTCATCCACTACAGTTATTGCCGCACGCTCGGTATTCACTTCACCACCTGAAATCAGCATACCACGTTTTCTCCCTACTGCTTCTAATAGTTCAAAACCATCTAAACCTTCCACAGTATCCAGTTTGTATCGTTCTTTCAAACGGCTTTCATAGCCCTCAGCTAAGTATTGTAAAAGGCGAGCCGCAAGCAACTCGATATCTATAACATCATCTTTTACAGCGCCTGTAAATGCAAGCTTTTCACCTACGAGAGGGTCTTCGAATTTTGGCCACAATACGCCAGGCATATCCATTAAGTCAAGATCTTTTGATAAACTTACCCATTGTCTACCACGAGTAACTCCGGGACGGTCTTCTACTTTTGTACGCTTAGAACCAGACATACGGTTAATAAATGAGGATTTTCCTACGTTTGGTATTCCAACAATCATAATACGAATTGCTCTTCCACCCATGCCTTTAGCTTCACGTTTTGCAATAACATCGGATAACACATTACGAACAAGCGGCATAAAGTCTTTTACGCCTGTTCCTGTTTTACAGTCACAAGCAAGCGCAGGAATACCCTTTTCCTTATAATAAGCTAACCATTGTTTTGTTCTTTCATTGTCCGCATTATCACTTTTATTGAGCATAATAATACGTGGCTTACCAGCAACCCAATTGTCAAGCTCAGGATTTCTACTGCTTTGGGGAATACGAGCATCTGTAATTTCTAATACAAGATCAACTTGCTTTAAATTTTCTGTTATCAATCTTCTGGTTTTCGCCATGTGGCCGGGAAACCATTGGATAGATGGAATTTCTATTGCCATACTTCCTCTTTTCCTTTATACTGATTTGTTTTCAACTATTACCTGACAGCATTAAAAAGGCTATATTTATTTTACTTTACCCATTTTATTAAACGGATAGATTCTAAAAATAACCTTTCCAAAAACATTACGTTCATCCACCATTCCTACTGAAGGATCTCGGCTATCAAGTGAATGATTACGATTATCGCCCATAACAAAGACATGACCTTTTGGAACAGTTGCAGGTAATTGAGTTCCTAAATCGCTATGGGTGACTTCATTGATATAATCTTCTTTTAATATAACACCATTTACTGAAACTTCACCTGTTTTAAAATTGATATCAATTTTTTCATTTTCTACAGCTATAACACGTTTAATAAGTGGTGTATCACCTTTACGTTTGATAACAACAACATCGCCACGCTTTAAATCTTTATATAAATTTGTTGTGATGACACGATCCCCATCGTGAAACGTTGGAAGCATTGATTCGCCTTTTACATCCATCACTCTTCCGACAAATGTGATAATCAAGGCAACAATAACGACACTTACTACTAAGGATTGTACCCATTGAAAAACTTCTTGCTTTACGCTGGTTTTTTCGCCATCTTTTTTATTATTATCTGCTTCTTGCACATCAATATTATTCGTTTTCATCTGTCGTACACCTCTTTATGCAAAAATTTATCTATTTAAATTTAAACAAAAAAGGGACGTTTACCGTCCCTTTCCAATCACAAAAAATGTTATATTGCTTATTAGATTTTTTGTTTAACTTTTGCAGCTTTACCAACACGATCACGTAAGTAGTATAGTTTAGCTCTTCTAACTTTACCGCTACGAACTAATTCAACTTTAACTACGTTTGGAGAATGAACAGGGAAAACTCTTTCAATTCCACAACCATGAGCTACACGACGAACTGTAAATGTTTCTTGAACGCCACCATGTTTTTTAGCAATGATAGTGCCTTCGAAAATTTGAATTCTTTCTTTGTCGCCCTCTTTGATTTTACAGTGAACTTTAACTGTATCACCAATGTTTACGTTAGGCATTTCTGTTTTAATACTTTGATTTGCGATTAATTTTAATGCATCCATTAATGTATCCTCCTAGTTTTCAGACATTCGTGCATCCATGTGCAGAGGACTGTCCGCTTTTAATATGAATTTCTTCGCATCAATCCCCACAACAAACGTTGCGGCAGGTTAATCTTACAATTAACCACCATCAGTAAACCGATGGCAATGAGTTCACATCCCATGCAATTCTATGTTAAATAAAATAAGAATATTTAAAAATTGTTGGGAACAATCTGTCATAAACTAATACGCAGATTGACGCTTATATATTTTAGCATACTAGCTCAACAAAAGCAATACATTAATCTAAATTTAATTAAAGTTTATAATAGATTTCTGAATTTTTAAAATATAGGTTGATTATTTTTACTTTTTATGATAGTATTTACTAAAACACTATGCTTATATTTACAGCAGAACGGAGAATGAAAAATGGGAACTTTAGAAATTATCGGTGGCATATTATTGATTATTTCAAGCATACTAATTATAATCATTGTATGTTTACAAGAAAGCAAACAATCTGGTGTTTCTGCAATGACAGGTACATCTGATTCATATTTAAGCAAAAACAGAGGCAGAACTATGGAATCAAAACTTGTTTCCATAACAAGAATTAGTGCGATTGTATTCTTTGTACTAACAATTGCCCTAAACCTTATTATTCGATATGTTAAATAGAAAATAATTAAGTGAGTCCTGCGTTGTTATCAAACGCAGGACTTTTTTACTTCTAATTTCATTTAAAATAATCCATATCTATTGGGGGAAAGCTTCGGTTCACACTAGCCACAACTATAATTATTTAAATGGTTTTTTTTGATGGACAAGTGTTGTGGTTCTTACCAAATTGCAATTGTAATTTTAAATGAGAATTAGTATTACTTCCATTTTCGGAGGACAAGGAGATTAAATGAATCAAAACTTAATACGACAAATCAATAAAAATTTATTGAACGCTCAAAAACGAGGTATGTCTTTTCGGGAATTAGCAGCCTCTTGCGGCGTTCGATCCAGACAACAACGGGAGTTTCGAGAATGTCTTCGTTTTTTAGAAGCAAAAGGTAAAATATTAGACCGCAGACTAAAGCTGTATCATACAGAATATTTAGATCTTTCTATGGGAACTGTTTCTCGATTGATGAATACTTTTGGGTTTGTAACGTTAAAAGACGGAACAGAAGTTTTTGTACCGGGTAAGTACTTTTTAGGAGCTATGCCGGGTGATACTGTTTTAGTATCACCAATCAAAGCAAGAGGAGATAGTCCCGAAGGCGAAATTGTAAAAATCTTAAAACATGGTGAGGCAGAGTTTACAGGCGTACTTTGTCAAGATGGTAATGGCTATTATATTGAACCAGATAACTTAGTCAGATTTAATATGCCTATTAACAAACGTGACCTAAAAGCTGCAAAAATCGGTGATAAAGTTAGATGCGTTATTACAGAACGTGGTTTATCTCATTCGGACCATAAGATTGAAATTGTTGAAACCTATGGTGATTCCCAAACAGCCGCAAACTGTGCTCAAGCTCTATTAGATGTAAATGGCATTACGGTTGAATTTTCACAAGAAGTATTATCAGAAGCTAGAAACATCAGTAAAAGAGGAGTCCATGAATCGGATTTTGCAGGAAGAGAAGATTTTCGAAATGAAATTATCTTTACGATTGACTCAGCCGACACAAAAGATATTGACGATGCGATTTCTCTAAAAAAAATTGGAAGCTATTATGAGCTTGGCGTTCATATTGCGGACGTTTCTCATTATGTAAAATTAGGATCTGCTTTAGAAAAAGAAGCATATGAACGTGGAACCAGTATTTACTTCGCAAATAGAGTTGTTCCCATGTTACCAAAGGAATTATCAAACGATATCTGTTCATTGAATGAAAATGTTGACCGTCTTACTTTTTCCTGCTTAATGACCATAAGCGAAGATGGAAAGCTTGTAGACTTTGATTTTAAGAAGTCAATCATTCATTCAAGAGTAAAAGGTGTTTATAAAGAAATCAATAGAATTTTAAACCACACCGAAGATGATTCTATTAAGCAGAAATATAGTGGCTTATACGATACGCTGTTTTTAATGAAAGAGTTAGCAAATATTTTAACTCGAAATAAACTAGGCAGAGGTTCACCTGAAATTGAAACAAGCGAAAGCTATATTGTTTTAGGTCCTCAAGGTACAACTGTTGACATTCTTCCTAGAACACGTGGCGAATCAGAAGTTATGATAGAGGAATTCATGCTTATGGCAAATGAAGCTGCAGCTTCGGCTGCTAAGCTAAAGCAAGTCCCATTTGTTTACCGTGTTCATGAGCCACCATCCG
It encodes:
- the rnhB gene encoding ribonuclease HII codes for the protein MDIFEYDKQEGVELLCGVDEAGRGPLAGDVYAAAVILPQGFVLEGLNDSKKLTEKKRDLLYDAIIENAVSYCIATASVKEIEELNILNATFLAMRRAVEGLNVQPKLVLVDGNQNPKLSVHTRCVVKGDATSACIAASSILAKVARDRYMKQVAYDYPQYQFEKHKGYGTALHYQMLDEFGVSDVHRPSFLKKYLSGKQNKTQLKGALGEQTTADYLVANGYEIVAKNYHSAYGEIDIIAQKENILAFVEVKTRKEKGLATAREAVSRSKQTKIINTALMYLQENGLKKQPRFDVCEIYLDSDTGTIVTEVNYIKNAFTGDGRNAYI
- the ylqF gene encoding ribosome biogenesis GTPase YlqF yields the protein MAIEIPSIQWFPGHMAKTRRLITENLKQVDLVLEITDARIPQSSRNPELDNWVAGKPRIIMLNKSDNADNERTKQWLAYYKEKGIPALACDCKTGTGVKDFMPLVRNVLSDVIAKREAKGMGGRAIRIMIVGIPNVGKSSFINRMSGSKRTKVEDRPGVTRGRQWVSLSKDLDLMDMPGVLWPKFEDPLVGEKLAFTGAVKDDVIDIELLAARLLQYLAEGYESRLKERYKLDTVEGLDGFELLEAVGRKRGMLISGGEVNTERAAITVVDEYRSGKLGKITFEVPQK
- the lepB gene encoding signal peptidase I; translation: MKTNNIDVQEADNNKKDGEKTSVKQEVFQWVQSLVVSVVIVALIITFVGRVMDVKGESMLPTFHDGDRVITTNLYKDLKRGDVVVIKRKGDTPLIKRVIAVENEKIDINFKTGEVSVNGVILKEDYINEVTHSDLGTQLPATVPKGHVFVMGDNRNHSLDSRDPSVGMVDERNVFGKVIFRIYPFNKMGKVK
- the rplS gene encoding 50S ribosomal protein L19; amino-acid sequence: MDALKLIANQSIKTEMPNVNIGDTVKVHCKIKEGDKERIQIFEGTIIAKKHGGVQETFTVRRVAHGCGIERVFPVHSPNVVKVELVRSGKVRRAKLYYLRDRVGKAAKVKQKI
- the secG gene encoding preprotein translocase subunit SecG, giving the protein MGTLEIIGGILLIISSILIIIIVCLQESKQSGVSAMTGTSDSYLSKNRGRTMESKLVSITRISAIVFFVLTIALNLIIRYVK
- the rnr gene encoding ribonuclease R; the protein is MNQNLIRQINKNLLNAQKRGMSFRELAASCGVRSRQQREFRECLRFLEAKGKILDRRLKLYHTEYLDLSMGTVSRLMNTFGFVTLKDGTEVFVPGKYFLGAMPGDTVLVSPIKARGDSPEGEIVKILKHGEAEFTGVLCQDGNGYYIEPDNLVRFNMPINKRDLKAAKIGDKVRCVITERGLSHSDHKIEIVETYGDSQTAANCAQALLDVNGITVEFSQEVLSEARNISKRGVHESDFAGREDFRNEIIFTIDSADTKDIDDAISLKKIGSYYELGVHIADVSHYVKLGSALEKEAYERGTSIYFANRVVPMLPKELSNDICSLNENVDRLTFSCLMTISEDGKLVDFDFKKSIIHSRVKGVYKEINRILNHTEDDSIKQKYSGLYDTLFLMKELANILTRNKLGRGSPEIETSESYIVLGPQGTTVDILPRTRGESEVMIEEFMLMANEAAASAAKLKQVPFVYRVHEPPSEDKINNLHTALSALGVTCNDVKLGMEPKVLSRLINQSKGEKIYPIVNMLVLRSMSKAKYHEVPIGHFGLVLENYAQFTSPIRRYPDLTIHRVLSELVKGTPSQKVTAKFEQFVVKSARRSTETELNAMKLERQCDDCYKAEYMKLHIGEEFEGIISSVAPHGIYVMLPNTVEGLVKVSNLPQGQYDFDEMFQYKNLNTNQTYRIGDSIKVRCISVDVSAGNIDFETVE